The following proteins are co-located in the Chryseobacterium daecheongense genome:
- a CDS encoding leucine-rich repeat domain-containing protein, protein MKKLSLLIILFALNYSYAQIDPVKYPTYTTIEDALKSEKPVYSMSFRGKGLFNLPSDIRKFTSLFFLNIMGNNLEKMDPQLFALKNLEILNVNENSIKFIPDEVGELTQLKTLSMNLNSLTSVNPNIARLQQLKVIHLDANNLNVFPEALTEIPALEEINLQDNQISFISERLNQIKNLKYLNLAANQINDLGNLEFPKNLKYLELQQNAISKLPESLFQSKNLEFLNVSQNNIQEIPAKIKGLKNVVSMNFANNNLKDLPKDISQLKNLKTLILTGNPMDKATIEKYKKLLPDTQIYF, encoded by the coding sequence ATGAAAAAACTTTCCTTATTGATTATTCTGTTCGCACTGAACTACAGCTATGCACAGATTGATCCGGTAAAATATCCTACCTACACGACTATCGAAGATGCTTTAAAAAGTGAAAAGCCGGTATACAGTATGAGTTTCAGAGGTAAAGGTTTATTTAATCTTCCTTCTGATATAAGAAAATTTACTTCCCTGTTCTTTCTTAATATCATGGGAAATAATCTGGAAAAGATGGATCCTCAACTATTTGCTTTGAAGAATCTGGAGATACTGAATGTCAATGAAAACAGCATCAAGTTTATTCCGGATGAAGTAGGAGAGCTTACTCAATTGAAAACCCTTTCAATGAATCTGAACAGCCTGACCTCTGTTAATCCCAATATTGCCAGGTTACAGCAATTGAAAGTAATTCATCTCGATGCTAATAATCTGAATGTTTTCCCGGAAGCCTTAACGGAAATTCCGGCATTGGAGGAAATTAATCTCCAGGATAATCAGATCAGCTTTATTTCCGAACGTCTGAATCAAATTAAAAATTTAAAATACCTGAATCTGGCAGCGAACCAGATCAATGATCTTGGCAATCTTGAATTTCCCAAGAATCTGAAGTATCTGGAATTACAGCAAAATGCTATTTCCAAACTACCTGAATCCCTTTTTCAATCAAAAAATCTGGAGTTCCTTAACGTGAGCCAGAATAATATTCAGGAAATTCCGGCAAAAATAAAAGGATTGAAAAATGTGGTAAGTATGAACTTTGCAAACAATAACTTAAAAGACCTGCCTAAGGATATTTCTCAGCTGAAAAATCTTAAAACATTGATATTAACGGGGAATCCTATGGATAAGGCTACCATTGAAAAATATAAGAAATTGCTACCTGATACTCAGATCTATTTCTAA
- a CDS encoding cytochrome-c peroxidase, which translates to MMITFAAKNFMKYSLLLIILTFGFAIMSFNPTDKGTKNENTFINNGLTDFKNKLEQLKRDVYLFGDDKISLEDLQKSLSTTRNSFKEIEFYIAYHYPEFTKTHLNAAPLFHIEAAGTSAYTLPPEGLQVLDELIYSEEAAEQKEKIKSITDFLYNSYSNFYLSSVKNGLSKGVNKTLPLRIELIRIYSLGVTGFDTPGSLNISEEAAYALLGIKKYINDDPYFRNYNIQKANTILSDATGYLAVNKNFETFDRIEFYKKYIQPLYEEFGNWDGRTDDLKAFSGWNAQNKNFFSSDFLDPYFYTLLKASEDNPELKKLGKEIFYDQSVSGNGKMSCATCHLPENAFTDLKAKSPSNVEGKTVLRNSPSLYNAVFAKRFFYDMRAFYIEQQAEHVIYNEQEFNTSYESIIKKLKEKPEYKRAFRAAFKDGKISKENFSKALSSYVASLYSFESDFDRFMRNEKEISDDAKKGFNLFMGKANCATCHFAPHFSGLVPPFYNENESEVLGVTKAPISKLPLELDSDLGRVKSPVKKENSWIYENSFKTMTVRNIALTKPYFHNGAFNTLEEVLDFYNEGGGEGLGLKINNQTLPADKLNLTETEMKQIIAFLNALTDISKR; encoded by the coding sequence ATGATGATTACATTTGCCGCTAAAAATTTCATGAAATACTCTTTACTGCTTATTATTTTAACTTTCGGTTTTGCAATTATGTCATTTAATCCTACAGATAAAGGGACGAAAAATGAAAATACTTTTATCAATAACGGGTTAACTGACTTTAAAAATAAGCTTGAACAGTTGAAAAGAGATGTTTACCTGTTTGGGGATGATAAAATATCTCTTGAAGATCTGCAGAAATCATTGAGTACTACCCGAAACTCTTTTAAGGAAATAGAATTCTATATTGCCTATCATTACCCTGAATTCACAAAAACCCATCTTAATGCTGCTCCTTTATTTCATATTGAGGCAGCAGGAACGTCCGCCTATACTTTGCCCCCGGAAGGATTACAGGTTTTGGATGAACTGATTTACTCGGAAGAGGCAGCTGAACAGAAAGAGAAAATAAAATCCATTACTGATTTTTTGTACAATAGTTATTCTAACTTTTATTTAAGCTCGGTAAAAAACGGATTGAGCAAAGGTGTCAATAAAACATTACCACTCCGTATAGAGTTAATAAGGATTTATAGCTTGGGAGTTACAGGCTTTGATACACCCGGTTCTTTAAATATTTCTGAAGAAGCAGCGTATGCGCTTTTGGGAATAAAAAAATACATTAATGATGATCCTTATTTCAGGAATTATAATATTCAGAAAGCAAATACCATTCTTTCTGATGCAACCGGATACCTTGCAGTTAATAAAAATTTTGAAACATTTGACCGCATTGAATTTTATAAAAAATACATCCAGCCTCTTTATGAAGAATTTGGAAACTGGGACGGAAGAACAGATGACCTCAAGGCGTTTTCGGGATGGAACGCTCAGAACAAAAACTTTTTCAGCAGCGATTTTCTGGATCCCTATTTTTATACCCTTTTAAAGGCATCTGAAGATAATCCTGAGCTTAAGAAACTGGGCAAAGAAATATTCTATGACCAAAGCGTAAGCGGAAATGGAAAAATGAGCTGCGCTACATGCCATTTGCCGGAAAATGCTTTTACAGACCTTAAAGCAAAGTCGCCAAGCAATGTTGAAGGAAAAACCGTGTTGCGGAATTCTCCTTCTTTGTACAACGCAGTATTTGCTAAAAGATTTTTTTACGATATGCGTGCTTTTTATATCGAGCAACAGGCAGAGCATGTTATCTACAATGAACAGGAATTCAATACGAGCTATGAAAGTATTATTAAAAAATTAAAGGAAAAACCGGAATATAAAAGAGCATTCCGTGCAGCATTTAAAGATGGGAAGATCAGTAAAGAAAATTTCTCCAAAGCATTGAGTTCATATGTAGCTTCCCTTTATTCTTTTGAAAGTGATTTTGATCGCTTTATGAGAAATGAGAAAGAAATCTCAGATGATGCTAAAAAAGGATTCAATTTATTCATGGGAAAAGCCAATTGTGCAACCTGTCATTTTGCCCCTCATTTCTCAGGATTGGTTCCTCCCTTCTATAATGAGAATGAATCGGAAGTGTTAGGGGTTACAAAAGCGCCGATCAGTAAACTGCCTTTAGAACTGGATTCTGATTTGGGAAGAGTGAAAAGCCCGGTGAAAAAAGAAAATTCCTGGATCTATGAAAATTCTTTTAAAACCATGACAGTAAGAAATATTGCGCTTACAAAGCCTTATTTTCATAATGGAGCATTTAATACTCTGGAAGAAGTGCTGGATTTTTATAATGAAGGAGGAGGCGAAGGTCTGGGGTTAAAAATAAATAACCAGACTTTACCAGCGGATAAACTTAATCTTACCGAAACTGAAATGAAGCAGATCATTGCATTTCTAAACGCTCTGACGGATATAAGCAAAAGATAA
- a CDS encoding DUF839 domain-containing protein gives MKKKLLTVAALALVSGSALQAQTFVFNKNASWRYIDNNQAQVTQWKDTNFDVSSWSTGNGPLGYGDPVTTTINSGLTAAYFAKDFSVNLADLSDTMELGVMRDDGIVVYLNGQEVVRDNMPTGTIAFNTPSVTTIDGAAENVYNVFSIPKSKFVNGNNRISIELHNRSGQSSDLRIDAYLKTVSGTTNPVGCNAAHISCFTSIVPTSQTNKLIIPAEHKYQLILKEGDAYTQGGGLVGGQNDFTAYVAKNASSTDGYLSVNHETNPGGVTMAEINYNASTKLWQLTKSRAVDFSTPSLVQTIRNCSGGITPWGTVVTAEESVTSSDTNADGYKDYGWLVEIDPATAQVISQNPDGSKGKLWQMGIMNHENVVINNAGTTAYYGEDGGTHLVYKYVMDTPNNLSSGNLYVLKLDQGLSSTGDPVVNTATWIQVPNKTKADQNNTNNLAFSLGGTKFNGIEDVDISPLDGKIYFTAKGLNKVYRLQDNGTTASQVETFVGGLSTVYSFNTAQGIKSEAWGDGNDNLTFDELGNLWVLQDGGKNYIWVVAPDHTQANPKVRLFASMPAGSEPTGLTFTPDHKFGFFSIQHPDATISTDVDATGNTIDYRGKSATIVVALKNNLGQNGTLGTIDAKTESTVSVAPNPTSGIVKINSSKGLKDISVTAYSMDGKIVFTKKFTGSHTALDLDFTSQLEASRVLIVNIEAEGFQKTVKVIKK, from the coding sequence ATGAAGAAAAAACTACTAACAGTTGCAGCTCTTGCACTCGTATCAGGTTCTGCCCTTCAGGCACAGACCTTTGTTTTCAATAAAAATGCCTCATGGAGGTATATCGACAACAACCAGGCGCAGGTTACCCAGTGGAAAGATACCAATTTTGATGTTTCTTCCTGGTCTACAGGAAACGGTCCGTTAGGATATGGTGATCCTGTAACTACCACTATTAATTCAGGTCTTACTGCAGCTTATTTTGCAAAAGACTTTAGTGTTAATCTTGCTGATCTTTCCGATACTATGGAGTTAGGAGTGATGAGAGATGACGGTATTGTTGTATACCTTAACGGACAGGAAGTGGTAAGGGACAATATGCCTACCGGAACTATCGCTTTTAATACACCTTCTGTGACCACAATTGACGGTGCTGCAGAGAATGTGTATAATGTTTTCTCGATTCCAAAATCAAAATTTGTTAACGGAAACAACAGGATATCCATTGAACTGCACAACAGAAGCGGACAAAGCTCAGACCTGAGAATTGATGCTTATTTAAAAACGGTAAGCGGAACAACGAATCCTGTTGGTTGTAATGCGGCTCACATCAGTTGTTTCACTTCTATTGTTCCTACTTCACAAACCAATAAACTGATCATCCCTGCCGAGCATAAATATCAGCTTATTTTAAAAGAAGGAGATGCCTATACACAAGGAGGTGGATTAGTAGGTGGACAGAATGATTTTACCGCTTATGTTGCTAAAAACGCCAGCTCAACCGATGGTTATCTTTCAGTAAACCATGAAACAAATCCAGGTGGAGTTACGATGGCTGAAATCAATTATAATGCTTCAACGAAGCTTTGGCAGCTGACAAAATCCAGAGCTGTGGATTTCTCTACACCAAGCCTTGTACAGACGATCAGAAACTGTTCAGGAGGTATTACTCCTTGGGGAACTGTGGTTACAGCTGAAGAATCTGTAACCTCAAGTGATACCAATGCTGACGGATATAAAGATTATGGTTGGTTGGTAGAAATTGATCCTGCAACGGCTCAGGTAATTTCACAGAATCCGGACGGTTCTAAAGGGAAATTATGGCAGATGGGTATAATGAATCACGAAAATGTAGTGATCAATAATGCAGGAACGACAGCTTATTATGGTGAGGATGGAGGAACCCATCTGGTTTATAAATATGTAATGGATACACCCAACAACCTTTCATCAGGTAATCTTTATGTACTGAAACTGGATCAGGGATTAAGCAGTACAGGAGATCCGGTAGTAAATACAGCAACATGGATCCAGGTACCTAATAAGACAAAAGCAGACCAGAATAATACAAATAACCTGGCTTTTTCATTAGGAGGTACAAAATTCAACGGAATAGAAGATGTGGATATCAGCCCATTGGATGGGAAGATTTATTTTACTGCAAAAGGTTTAAATAAAGTATATCGCTTACAGGATAACGGAACTACCGCTTCTCAAGTAGAAACATTTGTCGGAGGGCTTTCTACTGTATATTCTTTCAATACGGCACAAGGGATCAAATCAGAAGCATGGGGAGATGGGAATGACAATCTTACTTTTGATGAACTTGGAAACCTTTGGGTGTTACAGGATGGAGGAAAAAATTATATTTGGGTAGTAGCTCCGGATCACACTCAGGCGAATCCTAAAGTGAGACTTTTTGCTTCTATGCCGGCAGGTTCTGAGCCTACAGGACTTACCTTTACTCCAGATCATAAATTCGGATTCTTTTCGATTCAGCATCCGGATGCGACAATCTCTACAGATGTGGATGCCACTGGAAATACAATTGACTACAGAGGAAAATCGGCCACCATTGTTGTCGCTCTTAAAAATAATTTAGGACAAAACGGTACTTTGGGAACAATTGACGCTAAAACGGAAAGTACAGTTAGTGTAGCTCCAAACCCGACGTCAGGAATTGTGAAGATCAATTCTTCTAAAGGCTTGAAAGATATTTCTGTAACAGCCTACAGCATGGATGGTAAAATTGTATTCACAAAGAAATTTACAGGCTCTCATACTGCGTTGGATTTAGACTTTACATCCCAACTTGAAGCTTCCCGTGTTTTGATCGTAAATATCGAGGCAGAAGGATTCCAGAAAACAGTAAAAGTAATAAAGAAGTAA
- a CDS encoding DNA-3-methyladenine glycosylase I has protein sequence MEKIRCGWCEKDDLYRKYHDEEWGNPVYDDQKIFEFLILESFQAGLSWYTILSKRKHFTKAFDGFDYKKIAKYEDKKIEELMQNSGIIRNRLKILATVNNAQKFMEVRNEFGTFSKYIWGFVGGEPIDNKPKSLKDVPATTEISDILSKDLKKRGFKFMGSTVVYAHMQATGMVNDHIENCFLRLQS, from the coding sequence ATGGAAAAAATACGTTGTGGATGGTGTGAAAAAGATGATCTGTACAGGAAATATCATGATGAAGAATGGGGGAATCCTGTTTATGATGATCAAAAGATTTTTGAATTTCTGATCCTTGAAAGTTTCCAGGCAGGATTAAGCTGGTATACCATTTTAAGCAAAAGAAAGCATTTTACGAAGGCTTTTGATGGCTTTGACTATAAAAAGATTGCAAAATATGAGGATAAAAAAATTGAGGAGCTTATGCAGAATTCCGGCATTATAAGAAACAGGCTGAAAATTTTAGCAACGGTCAACAATGCACAGAAGTTTATGGAAGTCCGGAATGAATTTGGAACTTTTTCCAAATATATCTGGGGTTTTGTAGGTGGTGAACCTATTGACAATAAGCCCAAAAGCTTGAAAGATGTTCCAGCCACTACTGAAATTTCCGATATTTTATCCAAAGACCTCAAGAAAAGAGGTTTTAAATTTATGGGATCAACGGTAGTATATGCCCATATGCAGGCGACCGGTATGGTAAATGATCACATCGAGAACTGTTTTCTGAGGCTGCAATCCTGA
- a CDS encoding SDR family oxidoreductase: MSYGLLKGKKGIIFGALNEQSIAWKVAERCHEEGAEFILSNAPIALRMGELNGLAEKTGSEVIGADATSVEDLEKLFDAAIAKFGKIDFILHSIGMSVNVRKGKHYTEMNYDWLEKGWDISAVSFHKVMRVAWEKDCMNEWGSILALTYIAAQRTFPDYNDMSDNKAYLESIARTFGNYWGERKVRVNTVSQSPTPTTAGSGVKGFGGFLGYAEDMSPLGNATALECADYCVTLFSDLTKKVTMQNLFHDGGFSSSGVTQKVISKYDVEK; the protein is encoded by the coding sequence ATGTCATACGGTTTACTTAAAGGCAAAAAGGGAATTATTTTTGGGGCCCTTAATGAACAATCGATCGCATGGAAAGTTGCTGAAAGATGCCATGAAGAAGGAGCTGAATTTATTTTATCTAATGCTCCTATTGCTTTGAGAATGGGAGAACTTAACGGTTTAGCTGAAAAAACAGGCTCAGAGGTTATCGGAGCAGATGCTACTTCTGTTGAAGATCTTGAAAAACTTTTTGATGCTGCGATCGCAAAATTCGGAAAAATAGATTTCATCCTTCACTCCATAGGAATGTCCGTAAATGTAAGAAAAGGAAAACATTATACAGAAATGAACTACGACTGGTTGGAAAAAGGATGGGATATCTCCGCTGTTTCTTTCCATAAAGTAATGCGTGTGGCATGGGAAAAAGACTGTATGAATGAATGGGGAAGCATCCTGGCACTTACTTATATTGCTGCTCAGAGAACATTCCCTGATTATAATGATATGTCTGATAACAAAGCTTATCTTGAAAGTATCGCGAGAACATTCGGAAACTATTGGGGGGAAAGAAAAGTTCGTGTAAATACGGTTTCCCAGTCTCCTACTCCTACCACTGCCGGAAGTGGAGTAAAAGGTTTCGGAGGTTTCCTTGGATATGCAGAAGACATGTCTCCACTTGGAAACGCTACGGCACTTGAATGTGCAGATTACTGTGTTACACTTTTCTCTGATCTTACCAAAAAAGTAACAATGCAGAATCTTTTCCATGACGGTGGTTTCAGTAGTTCGGGTGTTACTCAGAAAGTAATTAGTAAGTATGACGTTGAGAAATAA
- a CDS encoding nucleoside phosphorylase, which translates to MLNKLAASELVLNDDGSVYHLNLLPEDIADKIILVGDPDRVPKVSQYFDKVEIKKNKREFYTHTGVLRGERISVMSTGIGTENIDIVMNELDALVNIDLKNKEIKTEHKALELFRMGTCGSVNPDVQVDNMLVTQNVVGLDGLMHFYKDYHFENAFSKNFIEKFPYEKIKPMLYFADWAEDIAEYYKDARYHGNTATFPGFYAPQGRQLRLKSLDDKFLETLNELGITNFEMETSAIYAFSKLLGHKAITVNNVIANRRRGEFSSDHHASEKNLIEWVLERIIK; encoded by the coding sequence ATGCTAAATAAACTTGCAGCTTCCGAGCTGGTACTAAATGATGACGGAAGTGTTTACCACTTAAACCTTTTACCTGAAGATATTGCGGATAAAATTATCCTAGTTGGTGATCCTGACAGGGTTCCGAAAGTATCTCAGTATTTTGATAAAGTAGAAATTAAAAAGAATAAACGGGAATTCTATACCCACACAGGAGTTTTACGTGGTGAAAGAATTTCAGTGATGTCCACCGGAATCGGTACGGAGAATATCGATATTGTAATGAATGAGCTGGATGCCCTGGTTAATATCGATCTTAAAAATAAGGAAATTAAAACCGAGCATAAGGCGCTTGAACTTTTCCGTATGGGAACATGCGGTAGCGTGAATCCAGATGTACAGGTGGACAATATGCTGGTAACCCAAAATGTTGTAGGTTTGGATGGTCTTATGCACTTTTATAAGGATTACCATTTTGAAAATGCTTTTTCAAAGAACTTTATCGAAAAGTTCCCTTATGAGAAAATTAAGCCAATGCTTTATTTTGCTGACTGGGCTGAAGATATTGCTGAATACTATAAAGATGCCAGATATCATGGAAATACCGCCACATTCCCTGGATTCTATGCTCCACAGGGCAGACAACTTCGTCTGAAATCCCTGGATGATAAATTCCTGGAGACATTGAACGAACTTGGCATTACTAATTTCGAAATGGAAACTTCGGCAATTTATGCATTCTCAAAACTATTGGGACACAAAGCAATTACCGTAAATAATGTAATTGCCAACAGAAGACGTGGAGAATTTTCCTCTGATCACCATGCATCGGAAAAGAACCTTATTGAATGGGTATTGGAGAGAATAATCAAATAA
- a CDS encoding translation initiation factor: MDLRDQLKNLFPDHEEQDFEMPEEKFKQKEPLICKFEKKGRNGKPVTVIEGWEGSEEDLKKISKKIKTTLGIGGSEKDGMIIIQGDNRDKIMEILKDMGYKTKRVGG, from the coding sequence ATGGATTTACGAGATCAACTAAAGAACCTTTTTCCTGACCATGAAGAGCAGGATTTTGAAATGCCTGAAGAAAAATTCAAGCAGAAAGAACCCCTGATATGCAAGTTTGAAAAAAAAGGAAGAAATGGAAAACCCGTTACAGTGATTGAAGGCTGGGAAGGAAGTGAAGAAGATTTGAAAAAAATCTCCAAAAAGATCAAAACCACTTTAGGGATCGGAGGATCGGAAAAAGATGGGATGATCATTATTCAGGGGGATAACCGAGATAAGATTATGGAGATTCTTAAAGATATGGGCTATAAAACGAAAAGGGTTGGCGGATAG
- a CDS encoding DUF2268 domain-containing putative Zn-dependent protease (predicted Zn-dependent protease with a strongly conserved HExxH motif): MKIKTRTILIAFTLIFAGVNAQTNFSTNPLDAVFETRDTDKFWKAFDQIETSKKNPFADYVKDGSPGVKGFMEFRIINADSLYSKVKKKREDYLKSRNVLSGINQKEKRTRAIYSALKYWYPEAKFPPVYFVYGRFNSGGTTSNDGIIIGTEMLKNLDGVTGLIAHELIHFQQNIMGNDMLLKYTLLEGGADFVSELISGENINVKAFQYGEAHADPLKKEFVALLKGNSATDWLYETSKKDDRPNDLGYWMGYKISEAYFNKQTDKHKAIHDILNIKDPLLFLKESGFLDQYIKEYTKKDHKKFEDFFKA, from the coding sequence ATGAAAATAAAAACAAGGACCATTCTTATAGCATTCACTTTAATTTTTGCAGGGGTAAATGCTCAGACAAATTTTTCCACAAATCCTCTGGATGCTGTCTTTGAAACAAGAGATACTGATAAATTCTGGAAAGCTTTTGATCAGATAGAAACATCAAAGAAAAATCCTTTTGCAGATTATGTAAAAGACGGATCTCCCGGAGTAAAAGGTTTTATGGAATTCAGGATCATCAATGCCGATTCTTTATATTCAAAAGTAAAAAAGAAGAGGGAAGATTATTTAAAAAGCCGGAATGTACTGAGTGGGATCAATCAAAAAGAAAAAAGGACAAGGGCAATTTACAGCGCGTTAAAATATTGGTATCCCGAAGCTAAATTTCCACCCGTATATTTTGTCTATGGAAGATTTAATTCCGGAGGAACGACTTCTAATGATGGTATTATAATTGGCACTGAAATGCTTAAAAATCTGGATGGCGTTACGGGGCTTATTGCTCATGAATTGATTCATTTTCAACAAAATATTATGGGAAATGACATGCTGCTAAAATATACCTTGCTTGAGGGAGGAGCGGATTTTGTCAGCGAATTGATATCTGGTGAAAATATTAATGTAAAAGCATTTCAATATGGTGAAGCACATGCTGATCCTTTAAAAAAGGAGTTTGTCGCTTTATTAAAGGGAAACAGTGCTACGGACTGGCTTTATGAAACCAGTAAAAAAGATGACCGTCCTAATGATTTAGGATATTGGATGGGATATAAAATTTCAGAAGCCTATTTTAATAAACAAACAGATAAGCATAAAGCAATCCATGATATATTGAATATCAAAGATCCCTTGTTATTTTTGAAAGAAAGCGGTTTTTTAGATCAATACATCAAAGAATACACAAAGAAAGACCACAAAAAGTTTGAAGACTTTTTTAAAGCGTAA